CATGATGTAAACCAGCCATAGGGACAAACACATGTTTATACTTTCCACTTAAAATAAGATCAAGCCCCTTTAAAGTTGACCCTACAACATAAGAGGCAGACTCAAAACAGCCCGGATATGCAGGTGTATCTCCATAATCCAAATACCCAGTTCCTTCCTTAGATTTTTCCTTTACAAGCTGAACATATTCCTTTTTATGGAATAGGAGAAGATCATCTTCTTTTGCGATATCAGGAGGTATTATATCTATTTTCAAATTATTATTCTTCTTTAACTCATCCCAAAAAGACTCTAATCTCTTTCTATTCATGGGATGATCCCCTGGAAAAGAATAACTAAAGGACTCTTCTCCAAAAATAATAGCACTATGAGTTTTTGACAATCTCTATTCCCTCCTTTCTGAGCAGGTAATTCTCAAATTCTTCCTTCTTACTTAATGGTATTCTTATCTTTAATATTACCTTATCATGAAAGTCCATATCTACCTCTTTTGTAAAATTCTTGTAAATGTCATTTTTCACATTATTTAATAGGTTATAGGGAAGTGATAAAATATAATCAGCAGTAATGTGCTTTTTTACTATCCTTCCAGCCAATATAGCAGATTTAGATGTTGAATAATATGCAGAAATTAACCCTTTTACTCCCAATTTAACTCCCCCAAAATATCTAACAACCACAACCATGGAATTCCAAAGATTAAACTCCCTTAGAGAGTTCAATATAGGTCTTCCTGCGGAACCAGAAGGTTCACCACCATCAGAAAAATACTCCTCGCGTGGTAATTTTCTATAAGCCCAACAATAATGAGTAGCAGAAGGATACTCAAGTTTTATCTCTCTCAAAATATCCTGGTAGTTTTTCCCCTCTAATGGATACGCTAAACCGATAAATATTGAATGTTTTATATTAACTTCGACTTTTCCAATATTTTCTAAGCCTAAATACTCATCTTCCATAAAATCATTAGGTTTGGGAACCTAAAATAATAGGTATATCTAACAACTTTTTCCTTTCTCTTATAACCCTTACATTAACCTTTGTGCCAGGTGGAGTATAGGTCAGAACTTTATGAACATCATCAATACCATTAATGATGGTATTTTCAATCTGAATTATAACATCTTCTTCTTGCAAGCCCGCTTTATAAGAGGGGCTAAAAGGAGCAACCCTTAAAACAATAACACACCCTTCTTGATTTAAGTTGAACTTCTCCCTTAATAAAGGTGGTAAAACACCAGTTTGTCCCAAAATTCCAAGAAAACTTCTTCTAACTCTTCCATCCCTTATTAATAATTCCGCTATCCATTTTGCAGTATTTATAGGTATAGAAAAACAGATACCTTGAGCCCCTTGAATTATAGCAGTATTTACTCCTACAGCCTTACCATAAACATCCACCAAAGGACCACCTGAACTTCCTGGATTTAAAGGGGCATCAGTTTGAATTATATTCTCTATGAGATGCCCACTTAAACTTCTTAAAGATCTTCCTAAAGCACTAATAACTCCACTTGAAACACTATGACCAAAACCCAAAGGATTACCAATTGCCATCACAAGCTGACCAACCTTTAACTTATCAGAATCACCAAACTCTAAAACAGGAAGCCTTCTTTCAGGAATTTTCAAGACAGCAAGATCTGTTGGAGGATCCTCTCCTACTATCTCCGCCTCATATCTTCTACCATCTGCCAAGGTTATTACAAATCTACCCCCCTGTTTAGTTACATGGCTATTTGTAATGATATAACCATCAGGATAAAATAAAAATCCTGATGCTACACCTGCTTTTGCCTCAACAGCAGGCAAAAAAGAAAGTACCGGCTTGTTAATGTCAATATTAACCACCGCAGGACTTACCTTTTCTACAACCTTAACTAAAGCTAAAGAATAAGCCTCCAAAATATTTTCATAATCCATTCTCTTCCCTCAAAATCCATTCTATTATATATTTTACACTTTTTTCTAAAACATCCAAATGATCAGTATCTTCTAACATAACAAAAACCCTATTATCTTTTTTGTGTTTTAAAAAGGCTTGCTCCACATCCTCCTTACCAAAAAATTCATCCTTATCTCCAATAATAGCTAAAATGGGAAGCTCTAAACCTTCCCAAATATGATCCATATCTGTAGGGAAAACTGCCCGGAAGAAAGCATAAGAATAATTTGAAACTATTAAAGGATCGTCAACTTTTATTGGAAATTCAAAAGAAATTATTCTCATATGAGGAAATATGGGGGCAATAAATTGAAAGGTTCTTGATAAAGTTTTAAGCCTTAAAAGTTTTTCACTCTTCGAAGATATTCTACTTACAGGTAAACCTCCAGCTACAAGAACAAGTCCTGAGGGCGAAAGTTTAAGCTCATGTACATATTTTACAGTTAAGCTTGCCCCCATACTATGTCCTCCTAAAAAGATAGGAATAGGAGGATTTTCTTTTAAAACCATCTGATAAAATAGCCCCATATCTTGAACAATTGTAGCAGTATTAGGGGAGTCTCCTCTCTTTCCTTGGGAATTACCATGCCCTCTAACATCAGGTAAATAAACCTTTATTCCTTTTTCAGAAAGTTTATAGGCAAAAGGAAGATAATATTTACCGTAGGAAGTTATTCCATGA
Above is a window of Dictyoglomus sp. NZ13-RE01 DNA encoding:
- a CDS encoding thymidylate synthase; protein product: MEDEYLGLENIGKVEVNIKHSIFIGLAYPLEGKNYQDILREIKLEYPSATHYCWAYRKLPREEYFSDGGEPSGSAGRPILNSLREFNLWNSMVVVVRYFGGVKLGVKGLISAYYSTSKSAILAGRIVKKHITADYILSLPYNLLNNVKNDIYKNFTKEVDMDFHDKVILKIRIPLSKKEEFENYLLRKEGIEIVKNS
- a CDS encoding alpha/beta hydrolase, producing MKSRMKFFIVFLLLFFLPLFSMDLKKFLEDVKGIQDNVLYFTSLDGTKLAYRVVSPPSPKAILIFVHGITSYGKYYLPFAYKLSEKGIKVYLPDVRGHGNSQGKRGDSPNTATIVQDMGLFYQMVLKENPPIPIFLGGHSMGASLTVKYVHELKLSPSGLVLVAGGLPVSRISSKSEKLLRLKTLSRTFQFIAPIFPHMRIISFEFPIKVDDPLIVSNYSYAFFRAVFPTDMDHIWEGLELPILAIIGDKDEFFGKEDVEQAFLKHKKDNRVFVMLEDTDHLDVLEKSVKYIIEWILREENGL
- a CDS encoding serine protease codes for the protein MDYENILEAYSLALVKVVEKVSPAVVNIDINKPVLSFLPAVEAKAGVASGFLFYPDGYIITNSHVTKQGGRFVITLADGRRYEAEIVGEDPPTDLAVLKIPERRLPVLEFGDSDKLKVGQLVMAIGNPLGFGHSVSSGVISALGRSLRSLSGHLIENIIQTDAPLNPGSSGGPLVDVYGKAVGVNTAIIQGAQGICFSIPINTAKWIAELLIRDGRVRRSFLGILGQTGVLPPLLREKFNLNQEGCVIVLRVAPFSPSYKAGLQEEDVIIQIENTIINGIDDVHKVLTYTPPGTKVNVRVIRERKKLLDIPIILGSQT